A window of Anas acuta chromosome 8, bAnaAcu1.1, whole genome shotgun sequence contains these coding sequences:
- the TMEM125 gene encoding transmembrane protein 125, producing the protein MPELAELSTPRTPADADHIQRNILEEHVELWWFQDPKKSILCYGVAVVLILACGIGGIILLYSTSSRSGEWRLAVGTTLCLLALLVLLKQLLSSAIQDMNCIRSRDQIELLKSGGLSDCLVLLLSALVLLVCGVVLTILSTTTMQLSPARPLASMFTSGIVLLVAGSVILLCLLLYLLYTSCCQAAPRGLETGEIRVFTISGRLAANRRLPPTSSMANLI; encoded by the coding sequence ATGCcggagctggcagagctgagcaccccCCGCACGCCCGCGGATGCTGACCACATCCAGAGGAACATCCTGGAGGAGCACGTGGAGCTCTGGTGGTTCCAGGACCCCAAGAAGTCCATCCTGTGCTACGGGGTGGCGGTGGTGCTGATCCTGGCCTGCGGGATCGGGGGCATCATCCTGCTGTACAGCACCAGCAGCCGGTCCGGGGAGTGGCGGCTGGCGGTGGGCACCACGCTCTGCCTCCTGGCCCTGCTCgtgctgctgaagcagctgctgagctccgCGATCCAGGACATGAACTGCATCCGCAGCCGGGACCAGATTGAGCTCCTGAAGAGCGGGGGCTTATCGgactgcctggtgctgctgctcagcgccctggtgctgctggtctGCGGGGTGGTGCTCACCATCCtctccaccaccaccatgcAGCTCAGCCCGGCGCGGCCGCTGGCCAGCATGTTCACCAGCGGGATCGTCCTCCTGGTCGCCGGCAGCGTcatcctcctctgcctgctgctctacCTGCTCTacacctcctgctgccaggccGCCCCGCGGGGCCTGGAGACGGGGGAGATTCGGGTCTTCACCATCTCCGGCCGCCTCGCTGCCAACAGGCGCCTTCCTCCCACCTCCAGCATGGCCAACCTCATCTGA